The Mangrovibacterium diazotrophicum DNA window GATGAGCACAGCCGGCAACCACTTCGGAACATGGAAACCCAATAACTCCAGGGTTTCGAGAACCGCCGGAAAAACAAGCCCCAGCATTACCACAAACACCCAGAAAGTAACGGTAAATGGTCCGCCCAGGAATAGGTGAGCTGCTTCAATCGCTGTTTGCGATCCGGCCAGGAATCCCATAAACAGGTGTACGATCAGGAACAGCTCGATCACAATAAAAATGAGGTCGATCTGACTCAGACGTTTCCGCTCCTTCGGATCCTTGCTCAGCAAAATGGTCGCCGCCAAGCCGGTTGAGAAACCGGAAACCAGGAACAGCGGCCCGAGAATCGAAGTATTCCACAGCGGACGAGCGTTGAATGCGGATAACAGAATACCGGTGTAAACCCCAAGGATGACCGCATAAACCATCATCACCCAGGCAATCCCAACCCGATTTTTAATCACCCATGCTTCAGCTTTGTTCAGGAAATCAAATTTCCAATCCCACCAGGGGAACATTTCTTTCATGTAACTGGCCACCCAAATCAGGGATATCGGTGTAATAATCATCAACGTCCAGGCACCCCACGACATCGGAGAATCTAAACGAACAGTGGTGTACAATTGCCAGAAAAAGAGTTTGTGTTTCAGATCCCAGAACAAAGCGCCAAGGCCAAGAACCAATGCGATTGGAGCTAAAAGAGGAGCCCATTTCACAGTAGCCTGCATTTTATCAGCTTTGCCACGCACTGTATAAAAACCGGCAAAGAACAAAATCCCCGCAGCCAAACCGCCCAAGAAAAGATAAAGCGGAATTTGCCAATGCCATATATTCAGGTACGGATCAATATTGGGAATATCGCGTCCGCTGACAAATAATTCTTCTTTCATAGGTATTTCGTTTTAGCTGTTAGGTTAGAAAATACAATTGAGGTTTTGTTCCGGCTTCGGGCGCCAGTACTTTCCACTTGCGGTCCTTCAAAGCCAGCGAAACATCACTGTTCGGATCGTCGAGATCGCCGAAGTACAAACAATGCGTTGGACACACGTCAACACATGCCGGGTTCTGTCCCTTTTCCACACGGTGAATGCAGAACGTACATTTATCCACATAGCCTTCCGGATGCGGGTAACGTGCATCATACGGACACGACTGAATACAGGCACCACAACCGATACATTTATGATGCGTTACCAACACGATTCCACCTTCTGCTTTGTGGCTGGCCCCGGTTGGGCAGCAGCGCACACAAGGTGAATTATCGCAATGGTTGCAGCGTTCCGACCGGAACTCGAGGCTGAGGCTCGGATAGGTTCCGTCAACGCTCTCCACAATCCAGTCGCGGCAGTAGCCGTGCGGTACATTATTTTCAGTTTGACAGGCTACGACACAATCGCCGCAGCCGACACACTTCTTGGTGTCTATCGCCATCGCATATCTCATGCTTTATCCTCCTTTACTTCAGTTGCAGGATTGTCTTTCAGGAATGTTATAAAGTTTCCGCGCATACCGGTTCCTCCCATAATGGGGTCAACGGCAATGTTGGTAATCAACTCTTCATCACTGGCTCCACGACCATATGCGCGCGACAGTTTTTTATCGGAATGCCCGAAACCATGCACCATGTAAACCGAATCCCAACGGATTCGTTCCGTCACCCGGACTTTCACCGGGAAACTGGTAACGGCACCATCCTGATTTTTCAACCAAACTTCCTGGTCCTTTTTCAAGGCCCACAGGTCGGCGACTTTCGGGTTCACCCAAACTGCATTTTCACTCATCAAATCCCACAGGTTGGGGTTGTTAGAGGTACGGCTAAAGGTGTGCATCGGCGCACGTCCATAAATCAGGCGGTAGAAATTTTGCGGTGGTTCCGGATGCGCTTTGTAAACCGGCATGGCCTCAAATCCTTCATCGGCAAAATCAACCGAGTACAATTCGACCTTACCGGTACTTGTATTGAATTTGAATTCTTCACCGTCGCCCAGGTACAAGGGGCCACTTTTGCGCGGATATTCCTTCACGCCTATTTTCTTCATTTCTTCGAGCGAGGTGCCCAGCTGTTTCAACTGCCAGTCGACCACTTCCGAGAAATCATCGTAGTTGAAATAGTCATGCAAGCCCAGGCGTTCGCCAATTTGCTTGGCAATCCACCAACCCGGTTTCGAATCGTATTTAGGCTCTGCAGCCGGTACGTGCACCGCAATATTCGGCACGCGGTTCGGTGACGAGCGAATAAAATCGTAGCGTTCCAGATAAGTCGCTTCCGGAAGAATCACATCAGCATAACCGGTAATTTCCATCGGCATCGTATCCATTACAGCAATGAATTCAACGGCCTCTGCAGCTTCCTTGAACAGTTTTTTGTCCGGCATCGCCAACGGCAGGTTTGTTCCACCCACGAACCAGGCTTTTACCTGGTGTTTATAATTCAAACGGGGCACCGACGCTTTCAGCAGCTCGGTTGTAATTCCCATTGTTGCCAACGGGTATTTGCCTTCGTTGATATCTTTCCATGTCCATTCGGGTTCAGGGTAATGTGGCTGCGGGTATTTCGGAACACTCACTCCTTCAGGGATGTATAAACCGCCGCGTTTCCCCCAGGCACCAAGCAGCGCCGTCAAAATAGCCATGGCACGTTCGCGCTGGGTGTCGTCGCCATACCAAACCACATGGCGTCCCGGGTGGATCACAACTGCCGGGGCAGCACCTGCCATCGCACGCGCTGTTTTCCGGATCACATCCGGTTTAATATCCGTAATTCCGTAGGCCCACTCAGGCGTCATGTTTTTCACATGTTCCTTCAGGTGATCCAAACCGAATGTGTATTGATCGACAAATGCTTTGTTGTATAGATTTTCGTAAATCAGCACATGAATCCAGGCCATCAGCAAGGCAATGTCCGTTGCCGGCTTGATGGGCAACCAATGCGTTGAGTGTGCAGCAGCTGTCGAGAAACGTGG harbors:
- the nrfD gene encoding NrfD/PsrC family molybdoenzyme membrane anchor subunit, with the translated sequence MKEELFVSGRDIPNIDPYLNIWHWQIPLYLFLGGLAAGILFFAGFYTVRGKADKMQATVKWAPLLAPIALVLGLGALFWDLKHKLFFWQLYTTVRLDSPMSWGAWTLMIITPISLIWVASYMKEMFPWWDWKFDFLNKAEAWVIKNRVGIAWVMMVYAVILGVYTGILLSAFNARPLWNTSILGPLFLVSGFSTGLAATILLSKDPKERKRLSQIDLIFIVIELFLIVHLFMGFLAGSQTAIEAAHLFLGGPFTVTFWVFVVMLGLVFPAVLETLELLGFHVPKWLPAVLILFGGLMFRFIMVEAGQITRYLY
- a CDS encoding 4Fe-4S dicluster domain-containing protein, encoding MRYAMAIDTKKCVGCGDCVVACQTENNVPHGYCRDWIVESVDGTYPSLSLEFRSERCNHCDNSPCVRCCPTGASHKAEGGIVLVTHHKCIGCGACIQSCPYDARYPHPEGYVDKCTFCIHRVEKGQNPACVDVCPTHCLYFGDLDDPNSDVSLALKDRKWKVLAPEAGTKPQLYFLT
- a CDS encoding molybdopterin-containing oxidoreductase family protein; this translates as MKTRRDFIKISAVGTGATVLGLSAFGAKKFKWFEPKIEGPVSDEDLTPYATYCEVCFWKCGAWAYVDKQGRIRKIVGNQNDPHCNGRLCPRGTGGVGMYYDEDRLKTPLIREKKADGSQEFREASWEEALDLVASKMKEVKEKYGPEAFGLFNHGNPGGHLEHLMRAYGSESNAEPAFANCRGPRSSAYFATFGAYIGSPECTDIRDTGCLVLIGSHLGENMHNSQVQEMSQAIDNGATIITVDPRFSTAAAHSTHWLPIKPATDIALLMAWIHVLIYENLYNKAFVDQYTFGLDHLKEHVKNMTPEWAYGITDIKPDVIRKTARAMAGAAPAVVIHPGRHVVWYGDDTQRERAMAILTALLGAWGKRGGLYIPEGVSVPKYPQPHYPEPEWTWKDINEGKYPLATMGITTELLKASVPRLNYKHQVKAWFVGGTNLPLAMPDKKLFKEAAEAVEFIAVMDTMPMEITGYADVILPEATYLERYDFIRSSPNRVPNIAVHVPAAEPKYDSKPGWWIAKQIGERLGLHDYFNYDDFSEVVDWQLKQLGTSLEEMKKIGVKEYPRKSGPLYLGDGEEFKFNTSTGKVELYSVDFADEGFEAMPVYKAHPEPPQNFYRLIYGRAPMHTFSRTSNNPNLWDLMSENAVWVNPKVADLWALKKDQEVWLKNQDGAVTSFPVKVRVTERIRWDSVYMVHGFGHSDKKLSRAYGRGASDEELITNIAVDPIMGGTGMRGNFITFLKDNPATEVKEDKA